In Oceanidesulfovibrio indonesiensis, a single window of DNA contains:
- a CDS encoding DUF6812 domain-containing protein, with translation MDQDSSSRIIVALRDGTVVKGSVNLRVYSPMGRLSDGLNKAEDFVVLTHIEFLQAPDRYPEAAAQTDVLLVNRMQIVWAAPLD, from the coding sequence ATGGATCAGGATTCCTCGTCCCGGATCATCGTCGCATTGCGCGACGGCACGGTGGTCAAAGGCAGCGTCAACCTCAGGGTTTACAGTCCCATGGGTCGGCTTTCCGACGGTCTGAACAAAGCCGAGGACTTTGTGGTCCTTACACACATTGAATTCCTCCAGGCGCCCGACCGGTATCCTGAAGCCGCTGCACAAACCGATGTGCTCCTGGTCAATCGCATGCAGATCGTCTGGGCCGCACCGCTAGACTAG
- a CDS encoding superoxide dismutase, with product MSQQYQTDYDRRRFLKTVAAAGVVAAGAGLGVTAMPGMAHATEIELPPLPFAENALEPVISARTMSFHYGKHHAGYVSKANAGLENSPLKGKPIEDIIKATADDPDLQGLFNNVAQVWNHTFFWHSIAPGSGEPSGALLEKINADFGSVDACKQALAETAGNRFASGWAWLVLDGGTLKAINTMNADTPIAHGMTPLLTIDVWEHAYYLDYQNRRGDFVTGVLDKLINWDFAAKNLEQA from the coding sequence ATGTCTCAGCAATACCAGACCGACTATGACCGCCGTCGCTTCCTGAAAACCGTAGCCGCCGCCGGCGTCGTCGCCGCCGGAGCCGGCCTCGGCGTAACCGCCATGCCGGGTATGGCCCATGCAACCGAAATCGAGCTGCCGCCGTTGCCTTTTGCAGAAAACGCTCTGGAACCAGTCATCTCCGCGCGCACCATGAGCTTCCATTACGGCAAGCACCATGCCGGATACGTGAGCAAGGCCAACGCAGGGCTTGAAAACTCCCCGCTCAAGGGCAAGCCCATCGAGGACATCATCAAGGCCACGGCCGACGATCCGGACCTGCAGGGTCTCTTCAACAACGTGGCCCAGGTCTGGAACCATACCTTCTTCTGGCACTCGATCGCACCTGGCAGCGGCGAACCAAGCGGCGCGTTGCTGGAAAAGATCAATGCCGACTTCGGAAGCGTGGACGCCTGCAAGCAAGCCCTGGCCGAGACAGCCGGCAACCGTTTCGCCAGCGGCTGGGCCTGGCTCGTGTTGGATGGCGGCACTCTCAAGGCCATCAACACCATGAACGCGGACACGCCCATCGCCCACGGCATGACGCCTCTGCTGACCATCGACGTATGGGAGCACGCTTACTACCTGGACTACCAGAATCGTCGCGGCGATTTCGTGACTGGCGTGCTGGACAAACTGATCAACTGGGACTTCGCGGCCAAGAATCTCGAACAGGCCTAA
- a CDS encoding aminoglycoside phosphotransferase family protein encodes MGNDTIHRISRFLREVRWVPEALKPDDITFLAAGEYNENYRVRTGAGDYVFRINHGSQIGQDRQIEYEYTVLRLIEDSGLTPRPFYCRPDAPGLGGVLLMEHLPGRPLDYERDGKAAARLFARIHSLPSPVQAMQQHGPEALPEIRLGPDGPKRTPPPLIIQRTPVADIAAESYGLLSRYPDHARKNEGKRILEYYAEVLALAQEADQIFETEPLILVNTEVNSGNFLVQENTVRLVDWEKAVLSCRYQDLAHFLIPTTTQWKSDFTYTPSARREFLHTYLNALEEYDGLPPAGLTLDELDERTRIMERTILLRALSWCYMAWHEYTSSDRPLTNAHTFRTMERYLENVDAILDGA; translated from the coding sequence ATGGGAAACGACACTATTCACCGCATATCGCGCTTCCTGCGGGAGGTGCGCTGGGTTCCGGAGGCTCTGAAGCCCGACGACATCACATTCCTCGCAGCCGGTGAATACAATGAGAACTACCGCGTGCGGACCGGCGCCGGCGACTATGTGTTCCGGATCAACCATGGCAGCCAGATTGGCCAGGACCGGCAGATCGAATACGAGTACACGGTGCTGCGGCTTATCGAGGACTCCGGCCTCACTCCTCGGCCCTTCTACTGCCGCCCGGATGCGCCGGGTCTCGGCGGCGTCCTGCTCATGGAGCACCTGCCCGGGAGGCCACTGGATTACGAACGCGACGGCAAAGCCGCGGCCCGGCTTTTCGCGCGCATACACTCCCTGCCTTCGCCGGTGCAGGCCATGCAGCAACACGGACCCGAAGCACTGCCGGAAATCCGACTCGGACCCGACGGCCCGAAACGCACGCCGCCGCCTCTCATCATTCAGCGCACGCCTGTGGCGGATATCGCCGCGGAGTCCTACGGCCTGCTTTCGCGCTACCCTGACCACGCCAGAAAAAACGAGGGGAAACGCATTCTGGAGTACTATGCCGAGGTGCTCGCCCTGGCCCAGGAGGCAGATCAGATCTTCGAAACCGAGCCCCTCATCCTTGTGAACACCGAGGTCAACTCCGGCAATTTCCTGGTCCAGGAAAACACGGTGCGGCTCGTGGACTGGGAAAAGGCTGTGCTTTCTTGCCGTTACCAGGATCTCGCCCACTTCCTCATTCCCACCACCACTCAGTGGAAGTCGGACTTCACTTATACACCGTCGGCCCGACGCGAATTCCTGCACACGTATCTGAATGCACTCGAAGAATACGACGGCCTTCCGCCAGCCGGCCTGACCCTGGACGAGCTGGACGAGCGCACCCGGATCATGGAGCGCACCATTCTGTTGCGTGCGTTGTCCTGGTGCTACATGGCCTGGCACGAATACACGAGCAGCGACCGCCCCCTGACCAATGCACACACCTTCCGCACCATGGAGCGCTATCTCGAAAACGTCGACGCCATCCTCGACGGCGCGTAA
- a CDS encoding acyl-CoA dehydratase activase yields the protein MSHVIGLDAGSVSVKVAVLNADGAIVETSYERHFGRPLEKFLEILPDFLARYPDAKVAFTGTSAKFVASRLGAPHINELLAHAAATMALYPDVETIVEMGGEDSKCIFIKDGAIDDFALNSVCAAGTGSFLDQQAERLRLTIEEFSDLAFEYLTNRGEDAPPPPRIAGRCSVFAKSDMIHLQQIATGVEAIVAGLCFSVARNFQGSIVRNRKLRPQVAFMGGVARNKGMVTAFSEVLGVRDLIIPEHVTAMGAIGAAMKGQEEGTAVRIDDAALNALQEKYTWQRNGLEPLISDGDDFARRHLSQEARERLERIRELTKDDAEVDAYLGIDIGSISTCLALIDEEGDLLAKRYLRTAGRPIEAVRQGLREIGQEIAGMAAKVNIRGVGTTGSGRYMIADFVGADVVKNEITAQAMGAVHMDPNVDTIFEIGGQDSKYIQLRDGIITDFEMNKACAAGTGSFLEEQAEKLDVQVKGEFAELALGAESPCRLGERCTVFMENSLRSSLQQGASKDEVLAGLSYSIVENYINRVVSGRAIGDNVFFQGGTAFNKAVVAAFEKFLGLQVTVPPHHDNTGAIGMGLIARDVMREHPGEQTRFKGLSMAEREYSQSSFECKGCDNHCEINRIRIEGEKNFLFYGGRCEKYDIRRGAGKDIPDLFEFRNAALQEAHENYATRQKALGTPARRGVIGMPRVFFFHDFMPYYATLLWELGYEVVVSPPTSPSVVGQGVKATLAETCFPIKAALGHVVSLVEQGIETIFLPSFTNMAGPDDPFAYGHACPLTQSFPYQVRAALSETLGDEAARRVVAPVVRHKYGTGHLHEELHKALGPLGVASSELRRAMDKAQAAQDRFRETVQAKGLEVLANVDADAAQGLRTLVVVGRPYNAFDMGMNLEIPKKLATLNVQAIPMDFLPEDDIHEEWPGMYWRSGQRILRAGRFVRRTPNLNALFIGNFSCGPDSFIQPYFDQEMAGKPYLHIEIDEHSADAGVITRCEAFLDSLEMQARMEAEQDAADKKAKRDPLKAEGTRGVAQSGRSRTVYIPRMCDHAVALKAAFAYCGIEAEVLPETCDSSLALGRKHVTGKECYPFALTTGDILTKASSPDFDPDKSAFLMWGGTGPCRFGQYNLMQRLIMDRNGLQNVPIFSPVQDSTLYGELGVVGKDFSRRCWEGLVLMDLLTKVHLATRPYEKVEGSADELHRHIMSWVVDAMKAEKPDFPGLMKRIGSEFADLRDNSMPQRPVVGILGEIYVRSNRYANEDLVRSVESLGGEVWLTPIDEWVLYLNWCALEDARRAREFKNLAKLTLKDFFQKRIGKKIEHQVAKFAPHIYEPDIRVVLEYAMPYLHHSFRGEAVLSVGKTLDMIQRNAAGVINAIPFGCMPGTVVTGILRTITSQSGAPTMSIPYDGTASPTMQLQLEAFMDQACQRHERLNAGLI from the coding sequence ATGTCGCACGTCATCGGTCTCGATGCCGGTTCTGTCAGCGTTAAGGTCGCAGTCCTCAATGCTGATGGGGCCATAGTGGAAACGTCGTACGAACGCCATTTCGGCAGGCCCCTCGAGAAGTTTCTCGAAATCCTGCCCGATTTCCTTGCGCGCTACCCCGACGCCAAGGTGGCCTTCACCGGAACATCCGCCAAGTTCGTCGCCAGTCGGCTCGGCGCGCCGCACATCAACGAGCTCCTCGCCCATGCTGCCGCCACCATGGCTCTCTACCCCGATGTGGAGACCATAGTGGAAATGGGCGGCGAAGACTCCAAGTGCATCTTCATCAAAGATGGCGCTATCGACGACTTCGCTCTCAACTCCGTGTGCGCTGCCGGAACCGGCTCTTTTCTCGACCAGCAGGCGGAACGGTTGCGTCTGACTATCGAGGAATTTTCCGACCTTGCGTTCGAATATCTGACCAACCGCGGTGAAGACGCTCCGCCCCCGCCGCGGATCGCGGGCCGGTGCTCCGTGTTCGCCAAGTCGGACATGATCCACCTGCAGCAGATAGCCACGGGCGTTGAAGCCATCGTGGCGGGCCTGTGCTTTTCCGTGGCCCGGAACTTCCAGGGTTCCATCGTGCGCAACCGAAAACTCAGGCCGCAAGTGGCCTTCATGGGCGGCGTGGCGCGCAACAAGGGGATGGTCACGGCGTTCTCCGAGGTGCTGGGCGTGCGCGACCTGATCATTCCGGAGCATGTCACGGCCATGGGCGCCATCGGCGCGGCCATGAAAGGGCAGGAAGAAGGCACGGCGGTGCGGATCGACGATGCCGCCCTGAATGCCCTCCAGGAAAAGTACACCTGGCAGCGCAATGGGCTGGAGCCGCTCATCAGCGACGGCGACGATTTCGCCAGGCGCCACCTTTCGCAGGAGGCGCGCGAACGCCTGGAACGCATCCGCGAGCTCACCAAGGATGATGCCGAGGTTGACGCCTACCTGGGCATCGACATCGGGTCCATATCCACATGCCTCGCACTCATCGACGAAGAGGGCGACCTGCTGGCCAAGCGCTACCTGCGCACAGCCGGCCGGCCCATCGAGGCCGTTCGCCAGGGTTTGCGCGAGATAGGCCAGGAGATCGCCGGCATGGCGGCGAAGGTCAATATACGCGGCGTGGGCACCACAGGCTCCGGACGTTACATGATCGCCGATTTCGTGGGCGCGGACGTGGTCAAGAACGAGATCACGGCCCAGGCCATGGGCGCTGTGCACATGGACCCCAACGTTGACACCATCTTCGAGATCGGCGGCCAGGATTCCAAATACATCCAGCTGCGCGACGGCATCATCACCGACTTCGAGATGAACAAAGCCTGCGCCGCCGGCACGGGATCCTTCCTTGAGGAGCAGGCTGAGAAACTCGACGTCCAGGTCAAGGGCGAGTTCGCCGAGCTCGCGCTGGGGGCGGAGTCCCCCTGTCGTCTTGGCGAGCGCTGCACAGTGTTCATGGAGAATTCTCTGCGCTCTTCCCTGCAACAGGGCGCAAGCAAGGACGAAGTCCTCGCCGGCCTGTCCTATTCCATTGTGGAGAACTACATCAACCGTGTGGTCTCCGGACGTGCCATCGGCGACAACGTCTTCTTCCAGGGCGGCACCGCCTTCAACAAGGCCGTGGTCGCGGCCTTCGAGAAGTTCCTGGGGCTTCAGGTCACCGTGCCGCCGCACCACGACAACACAGGCGCCATCGGCATGGGCCTCATCGCCCGCGACGTGATGCGCGAGCATCCCGGGGAGCAGACCCGCTTCAAGGGCCTTTCCATGGCGGAGCGGGAGTACTCCCAGTCGTCCTTCGAATGCAAAGGCTGCGACAATCACTGTGAGATCAACCGCATTCGTATCGAAGGCGAGAAGAACTTCCTGTTCTACGGCGGACGCTGCGAAAAATACGACATCCGTCGCGGCGCGGGCAAGGATATCCCGGATCTCTTCGAATTCCGCAACGCCGCGCTTCAGGAAGCGCACGAGAACTACGCAACTCGCCAAAAGGCGCTGGGGACACCGGCGCGACGCGGCGTGATAGGCATGCCCCGTGTGTTCTTCTTCCATGATTTCATGCCTTACTATGCCACGCTGCTATGGGAGCTGGGGTACGAGGTGGTCGTTTCGCCGCCTACGAGCCCCTCGGTTGTGGGGCAGGGCGTCAAGGCCACCCTGGCCGAGACGTGTTTCCCGATAAAGGCCGCGCTGGGTCATGTGGTTTCACTGGTGGAGCAGGGCATCGAAACTATCTTCCTGCCCAGCTTCACGAACATGGCCGGTCCGGACGATCCGTTCGCCTACGGCCACGCGTGTCCGCTGACGCAGTCCTTCCCCTACCAGGTGCGCGCCGCCCTGAGCGAAACCCTGGGCGATGAAGCCGCAAGACGCGTGGTCGCACCTGTTGTCCGCCACAAGTACGGCACGGGCCATCTGCATGAGGAACTCCATAAGGCCCTGGGACCGCTCGGCGTTGCTTCCTCCGAGCTCCGTCGGGCCATGGACAAGGCCCAGGCCGCCCAGGATCGTTTCCGCGAGACCGTTCAGGCCAAGGGCCTCGAAGTGCTTGCCAACGTGGATGCGGACGCCGCGCAAGGCTTGCGCACGCTTGTCGTGGTGGGGCGTCCCTACAACGCCTTCGATATGGGAATGAACCTCGAGATTCCCAAAAAGCTTGCCACGCTGAACGTGCAGGCCATTCCCATGGACTTTCTGCCCGAGGACGACATCCACGAGGAATGGCCCGGCATGTACTGGCGCAGCGGGCAGCGAATCCTTCGCGCAGGCCGTTTCGTGCGCAGAACGCCGAATCTCAACGCCCTGTTCATAGGCAACTTCTCCTGTGGACCGGACTCCTTCATCCAGCCGTATTTCGACCAGGAGATGGCCGGCAAGCCGTACCTGCACATCGAGATAGACGAGCACTCCGCGGACGCGGGCGTCATCACACGTTGCGAGGCGTTTCTCGACAGCCTGGAGATGCAGGCCCGCATGGAGGCTGAGCAGGATGCCGCAGACAAGAAAGCCAAACGCGACCCCCTCAAGGCCGAAGGAACCCGGGGGGTGGCGCAGTCCGGCCGCAGTCGCACCGTGTATATTCCGCGCATGTGCGACCACGCAGTGGCCCTGAAGGCAGCGTTCGCCTACTGCGGCATCGAAGCCGAGGTCCTGCCCGAGACATGCGACTCCTCCCTGGCCCTGGGCCGCAAGCATGTGACCGGCAAGGAGTGCTATCCTTTCGCCCTGACAACTGGCGACATTCTCACCAAAGCATCCAGTCCGGACTTCGATCCCGACAAATCCGCGTTTCTTATGTGGGGCGGCACCGGACCGTGTCGGTTCGGCCAGTACAACCTCATGCAGCGTCTCATCATGGACCGCAACGGCCTCCAGAACGTGCCCATATTCTCGCCGGTTCAGGACAGCACGCTCTACGGCGAACTCGGCGTCGTGGGCAAAGACTTCTCCCGCCGCTGCTGGGAAGGCCTTGTGCTCATGGATCTGTTGACCAAAGTCCATCTGGCGACACGGCCGTACGAGAAGGTGGAAGGCTCGGCCGACGAACTCCATCGCCACATCATGAGTTGGGTGGTGGACGCCATGAAGGCCGAAAAGCCGGACTTCCCCGGGCTGATGAAGCGCATCGGCTCGGAATTCGCCGACCTGCGCGACAACTCCATGCCGCAGCGCCCCGTTGTGGGCATTCTCGGCGAGATATACGTGCGCTCCAATCGCTACGCCAACGAAGATCTCGTACGGAGCGTGGAAAGCCTCGGCGGAGAGGTCTGGCTCACACCCATCGACGAATGGGTGCTGTACCTCAACTGGTGCGCCCTGGAAGACGCCCGGCGGGCGCGGGAGTTCAAGAACCTGGCCAAGCTTACGCTCAAGGACTTCTTCCAGAAACGCATCGGCAAGAAGATCGAGCATCAGGTGGCCAAGTTCGCCCCGCACATCTACGAACCCGACATCCGTGTCGTTCTGGAGTACGCCATGCCCTACCTGCACCACTCCTTCCGAGGCGAGGCGGTGCTTTCCGTGGGCAAAACCCTGGACATGATCCAGCGCAACGCCGCCGGCGTCATCAACGCCATACCATTCGGCTGCATGCCCGGCACTGTGGTCACCGGAATCCTGCGGACCATTACTTCGCAGTCCGGCGCGCCCACCATGTCCATACCGTATGACGGCACGGCCTCTCCCACCATGCAGCTTCAGCTCGAAGCGTTCATGGATCAGGCATGTCAGCGCCACGAGCGGTTGAACGCGGGCCTGATCTAG
- a CDS encoding SH3 domain-containing protein, giving the protein MPFHQSIRVFLWAALACTLFAGGCAHNTGTASPFFTSTSTVTAYRLNVRAEPSTKARIIEVIARGDAVEVLDRQYGWIKVRTPNNDIGWAYGAYLSGFDIPKPEKDTPESKEAQPEGTDEENMGEGRPLVL; this is encoded by the coding sequence ATGCCTTTCCACCAATCAATCAGAGTGTTTCTGTGGGCAGCCCTTGCCTGCACGCTGTTCGCCGGTGGCTGCGCCCATAATACCGGCACCGCGAGCCCGTTCTTCACCAGCACCAGCACGGTCACGGCCTATCGGCTCAACGTACGCGCCGAGCCCTCCACCAAGGCTCGAATCATCGAGGTCATTGCCCGCGGGGATGCGGTGGAGGTGCTGGACCGCCAATACGGCTGGATCAAGGTCCGCACTCCAAATAACGACATCGGCTGGGCATACGGCGCGTATCTCTCAGGATTCGACATCCCCAAACCCGAGAAGGACACTCCGGAATCTAAAGAAGCACAACCGGAAGGAACGGATGAGGAAAACATGGGCGAAGGCAGACCCCTGGTTCTCTGA
- a CDS encoding glutaminyl-peptide cyclotransferase has translation MTNQSGRISRRRFLTLAGSAAVLGLPWRGHCASGLPVREVRILSTHHHDPGAFTQGLLLADGLLYESTGGYGHSDVRKVEPQTGRVLLRHDLPKEYFGEGLARVGKTLYQLTWREGTALLYDAETLNPTGRLAYSGEGWGLAWDGQRFFMSDGSAHITTRNRDFRKEAATMVTGDHGPVDQLNELELIPGALLANVWQSWRVAYIDMKSGRVVLWLDLTPLRDDMERRGERYGVANGLAWDGPGGRLLVTGKNWPTLYAVRF, from the coding sequence ATGACGAATCAAAGCGGCCGTATATCCAGGAGGCGCTTTCTGACTCTGGCCGGCTCGGCAGCCGTCCTCGGACTGCCGTGGCGCGGCCACTGCGCATCGGGACTCCCTGTACGGGAGGTGCGCATACTCTCCACCCACCACCACGACCCTGGTGCGTTCACGCAGGGGCTGCTTCTGGCGGACGGCCTGCTCTATGAATCCACAGGCGGATACGGCCATTCGGACGTGCGCAAGGTGGAGCCGCAGACAGGGCGCGTGCTGCTCAGGCATGATCTTCCAAAGGAATACTTCGGGGAGGGGCTGGCTCGCGTGGGCAAGACCCTGTACCAGCTCACATGGCGGGAGGGCACAGCGCTTCTGTACGACGCCGAGACGCTGAACCCCACAGGGCGGCTTGCCTACAGCGGCGAGGGCTGGGGCCTGGCCTGGGACGGGCAGCGATTCTTCATGAGCGACGGCAGCGCGCACATCACCACGCGGAACCGGGATTTTCGGAAAGAGGCAGCAACCATGGTGACCGGAGACCACGGGCCTGTGGATCAGCTCAATGAGCTGGAACTCATCCCCGGCGCATTGCTCGCCAACGTCTGGCAGTCCTGGCGGGTGGCGTACATCGACATGAAGAGCGGCAGGGTTGTGCTGTGGCTGGATCTGACGCCCCTGCGAGACGACATGGAGCGTCGTGGAGAACGGTATGGCGTGGCCAACGGCCTGGCCTGGGACGGCCCCGGCGGACGCCTTCTGGTGACAGGCAAGAACTGGCCCACCCTCTACGCGGTGCGGTTCTGA
- a CDS encoding response regulator, with the protein MALQTYPRIGALTFLVVDDSVIMRRLIKRALRDLGVTRIVEAGNSNAAWSALHAGGVDFILCDWNMPGGTGIDFLSRVRENPTFSALPFLMISAESKTENIMQAIRNGVSNYLTKPFTTEILARKIIAILDQTCPGWDSERPAAAPSDTGS; encoded by the coding sequence ATGGCGTTGCAGACTTATCCGCGCATTGGCGCGCTCACATTTCTGGTCGTCGACGATTCCGTCATCATGCGCCGGCTCATCAAACGAGCCTTGCGCGATCTCGGAGTGACAAGGATAGTCGAAGCCGGCAACTCCAACGCGGCGTGGAGCGCCCTGCACGCCGGCGGTGTGGATTTCATTCTCTGCGACTGGAACATGCCCGGCGGGACCGGCATCGATTTCCTGAGCCGGGTGCGGGAAAACCCGACCTTCAGCGCCCTGCCCTTCCTCATGATCTCGGCTGAATCCAAGACCGAGAACATCATGCAGGCTATCCGGAACGGCGTCTCCAACTACCTCACCAAGCCGTTCACCACTGAAATTCTCGCCCGCAAGATCATCGCGATCCTCGACCAGACCTGCCCCGGGTGGGATTCCGAGCGCCCGGCCGCCGCGCCGTCGGATACGGGATCCTGA
- a CDS encoding ArsR/SmtB family transcription factor, which yields MHAKRSILAYGVAEQPEGIRQPDESRGGSDPGNTSPDAHVLLRQNVGKSFDAEPVPEVKDADARIRAARESMPDASSLRRLAERLKALADPSRLTMLNALATTEMRVGELAEAVRMSQSAVSHQLRVLRAAQLVAVRREGKNAWYRLADPCLIRLIAPEQQ from the coding sequence ATGCATGCGAAGCGCAGTATCCTGGCCTACGGCGTGGCTGAGCAGCCCGAAGGGATACGGCAGCCTGATGAGTCGAGGGGTGGTTCCGACCCGGGCAATACGAGCCCGGACGCGCATGTCCTGCTGCGCCAGAACGTCGGCAAATCCTTTGACGCAGAGCCGGTTCCAGAAGTGAAGGATGCTGATGCGCGCATACGCGCCGCGCGTGAGAGCATGCCCGACGCGTCGTCTTTGCGCCGCCTGGCGGAGCGGCTCAAAGCCCTGGCCGACCCGTCCCGGCTCACCATGCTGAACGCCCTGGCCACAACGGAAATGCGCGTGGGCGAGCTGGCCGAGGCCGTGCGCATGAGCCAGTCCGCCGTCTCGCATCAGCTTCGCGTCTTGCGGGCGGCGCAGCTGGTGGCCGTGCGACGCGAAGGCAAGAACGCCTGGTACAGGCTCGCCGACCCCTGCCTCATCCGACTCATCGCGCCGGAGCAGCAATAG
- a CDS encoding metallophosphoesterase, with translation MSIHDEHIFIGVGDIHDNVDALMRIPEMKNAYGIIVSGDLTNGGGPAQAARILEAVRAANPNVLAQLGNMDKPEVNAFLEEEGVNIHVQARPLVRDKDAPAGMRPGILGVGMSGHTPFGTPSEVSDKQLGDWLDEAYAKAGAFDPLLVVIHNPPFDTKTDVAAGNHVGSKAVRAFLERAKPPVCLTGHIHESMAEDMVGETKVINPGALRGGGYALIRISGRGLEAELKQV, from the coding sequence ATGAGCATTCATGACGAACACATATTCATCGGTGTCGGCGACATACACGACAACGTGGATGCCCTGATGCGCATTCCCGAAATGAAGAACGCCTACGGCATCATCGTCAGCGGCGACCTGACCAACGGCGGCGGCCCTGCGCAGGCCGCGCGGATTCTTGAAGCTGTTCGCGCAGCGAACCCCAACGTGCTCGCGCAATTGGGCAATATGGACAAGCCAGAGGTCAACGCATTCCTGGAGGAGGAAGGGGTGAACATCCATGTCCAGGCGCGGCCTCTTGTGCGTGATAAGGACGCCCCTGCCGGCATGCGGCCGGGCATTCTCGGAGTGGGCATGTCCGGGCATACACCCTTCGGTACGCCGTCCGAGGTCTCGGACAAGCAGTTGGGCGACTGGCTCGACGAAGCCTATGCCAAGGCCGGCGCATTCGATCCGCTGCTCGTGGTCATCCACAACCCGCCGTTCGATACGAAGACGGACGTGGCCGCGGGCAATCACGTGGGCAGCAAGGCCGTGCGCGCCTTTCTTGAACGCGCCAAGCCTCCGGTCTGCCTTACCGGGCACATCCACGAGTCCATGGCAGAGGATATGGTGGGCGAGACCAAAGTGATCAACCCGGGTGCTCTGCGCGGCGGCGGGTACGCGCTCATCAGAATTTCGGGCCGCGGGCTCGAGGCAGAGCTCAAGCAGGTGTAA